Within the Salinimonas marina genome, the region AGCCAGCCCGGTCCTGATGGCCGACCGTGTGGCCGCGGTGCAAGCTCCCGGCGGCTGTGGTGCGTTGCGTATTTTATCTGAGCTGTTAGTTCGGTGTAACAAAGATGCCCGGGTTTTTGTCAGTGATCCCACCTGGGCCAATCACATCCCTTTAATAGGCTCTGCGGGCCTGGCGCTGGAAACCTACCCCTACTTTAGTAAAGATAAAGCCGGCATCCGGTTCGATGCGATGATGGATAAGCTTAAAGAAGCTGGTAAAGGTGATGTGGTCCTGCTGCACGGTTGTTGTCATAACCCCACCGGTGCTGATCTGACCAATGAGCAATGGGACGCTGTGTTAAAGCTCGCTCAGGAACGGGGATTTTTGCCGTTTATTGATGTGGCCTATCTGGGCTTTGGCGACGGTATTGACGAAGATGCCTATGGTATTCGCTTACTGGCCGAAAACCTGCCCGAGGTCATCATTGCAGCCTCTTGCAGCAAAAACTTCGGGTTGTATCGGGAGCGGGTTGGTCTAGCGGCCATCATTACCGATAACAGCAAAGTTAAAAAAATCGCTCAGACCCAGATTCAGTCGGTGGCACGTGAGTCTTATTCCATGCCGCCAAGCTATGGAGGTGCGCTGGTGGACATTATTTTGTCCGATAAAGCATTAAACCAGGAGTGGGTGAGCGAAGTGAACAGTATGCGTAATCGTATGAAGACGCTGCGCTCAATGCTGGTGGACAGACTTGAAGCCAATGGGGCGCAACAGGACTTCAGCTTTATCAACGACCAAAAAGGCATGTTTTCGTTCTTATGCATTACCCCTGAACAGGTGTTGCAGCTTCGTCGTGAGCATAGCGTGTATTTTGTTGAGTCCAGTCGCATCAATATTGCCGGCATCAATCAGCAAAATGTAGACACTCTGGCAAAAGCGCTGGTATCTGTGCTGTAACCAACCGCTGCCCAAAAAGCCTGTGATACCTGCTATCACAGGCTTTTTAAATATACTCCCACTTTAATAAACGGGTCCGCCCGGGCGCCGATGTTACTCTTACTGACTCATGTTATTTCTGGCCTTATACCGCCGGCTTTGTACCGTTTTATTTGTCATTAACGATAAACCCGCCATGCCTTCAGCATTCTGGCCCACGCCCATGGCAATATGATAAGACATAAACAAAAAAGACGCCGGTGGGCGTCTTTTGAAAAGCTGGTTTCCCAACATGCTCACTAGCCTCAGGCTAGCATGCCACCATCTACCGTGATCGTGCTGCCGGTGGTATAACTTGAGGCATCGGACACCAGGTACAATACGGTGCCGGCCATTTCGTCAGGATGGGCAACTCTGCCTAAGGGAATCTGGGCCAGAGCCGATTTGAGTATTTTATCGTTGCTGGTCAGCGCGGAGGCAAACTTGGTATCGGTCAGCCCTGGCAATAATGCATTTACCCGAATGTTGTGCTTGCCACATTCTTTGGCAAAAGACCTGGTCATACTGATAACCGCGGCCTTAGTAATGGAATAAATTCCCTGCATATCACCCGGCACAACGCCATTAACCGACGCGGTATTTAATATCACACCATGGCCTTGCTCACGCATCATTTTACCCGC harbors:
- a CDS encoding amino acid aminotransferase; this translates as MFEVLPHLDPDPILGLSVAYKEDKNDAKIDLGVGVYKDEKGNTPILSSVARAQSILQEREDTKSYITPQGNQGFIDNMLTLLLGEASPVLMADRVAAVQAPGGCGALRILSELLVRCNKDARVFVSDPTWANHIPLIGSAGLALETYPYFSKDKAGIRFDAMMDKLKEAGKGDVVLLHGCCHNPTGADLTNEQWDAVLKLAQERGFLPFIDVAYLGFGDGIDEDAYGIRLLAENLPEVIIAASCSKNFGLYRERVGLAAIITDNSKVKKIAQTQIQSVARESYSMPPSYGGALVDIILSDKALNQEWVSEVNSMRNRMKTLRSMLVDRLEANGAQQDFSFINDQKGMFSFLCITPEQVLQLRREHSVYFVESSRINIAGINQQNVDTLAKALVSVL